The Alteribacter populi genomic sequence CAACCGTTTTTGGTTATGAGTTTGGTCAAGTTCCAAGAATGCCAGCTTCCTATGAACCAGATGAAAAATTGGTGGCGATTGCCGAACAATGTGCCGATGAAGTAGGAGTACGCTCAGTACCTGGGTTAATCATATCAGGAGACTCGTTTATGAGTGATCATGAACGTGTCGAGCAGGTTCGTTCTAAGTTTAAAGATCCATACTGCTCTGAAATGGAAGCTGGTGCGATCGCTCAAGTATGTCACCAGTTTCAATGTCCTTTTGTGGTTATCCGGTCACTATCCGACATTGCAGGTCAAGATGCGAAAGTGTCCTACGATCAGTTTCTTGAAACCGCATCTGTAAACTCTGCCAAACTTGTTATCCTCATGTTGGAACAACTAAGGCAGGAGCAATAAAATAATAAAGAAACACCCTCTGAATTTCGGGAGGGTGTTTTTTTCATTGCCATACATGGTGGGATTTGCTAACAGAAGCCACGCTTATTCATGATATAATGGAGTTGTTTTCAAAGAGAGCGAGACTTATCAATTTGCTTTGATTCAACTATATACGTGAGGTGATTGTTCATGTCACAAAAAAAAATAGACGTGTTAAAAGGAAAAGTTACAGATTATAAACGTTACGCTTTTGTTATGCTTGCATTAAGTGTTTTTATGTTCGTAGGCTTCCTTATTCCTACTGAAACACTAGCAGTGGAGAACCAGCCAATTTTAATGGGAATGAATGTTGCAACTCTCATTTTGGCTGTAATCTTTCACCGAAAAGCGATGAAAATAGAAAAGAAGCTTTTCGAGGATGAAGCATAGATTGTAAGTAAAGAGGATGCCCAAGTATTTGGGGGTTCTCTTTTTTATTATTAATCAATA encodes the following:
- the mtnN gene encoding 5'-methylthioadenosine/S-adenosylhomocysteine nucleosidase encodes the protein MRVGIIGAMEEEVELLKKKMHLREEQVIAGCEFFFGKLQGVEVVLSKSGIGKVNAAICTTLMNQLYRTDVILNTGSAGGFHKELAVGDVVISTQVRYNDVDATVFGYEFGQVPRMPASYEPDEKLVAIAEQCADEVGVRSVPGLIISGDSFMSDHERVEQVRSKFKDPYCSEMEAGAIAQVCHQFQCPFVVIRSLSDIAGQDAKVSYDQFLETASVNSAKLVILMLEQLRQEQ
- a CDS encoding YrhC family protein; the protein is MSQKKIDVLKGKVTDYKRYAFVMLALSVFMFVGFLIPTETLAVENQPILMGMNVATLILAVIFHRKAMKIEKKLFEDEA